The Anaerotignum faecicola genome contains a region encoding:
- a CDS encoding MobC family plasmid mobilization relaxosome protein, with the protein MTMAKRKRDVPVLFWVSAEELELIRQKMQQYGTENLSAYLRKMALDGYVVQLDLPELKELVSLMRYSSNNLNQLTRKVHETGRVYDADLEDISQRQEQLWEGVKEILTQLSKLS; encoded by the coding sequence ATGACTATGGCAAAGCGTAAGCGGGATGTTCCGGTTTTGTTTTGGGTGTCCGCAGAGGAACTGGAGCTGATCCGCCAAAAGATGCAACAATATGGGACAGAAAACCTGAGTGCCTATCTGCGGAAGATGGCTTTGGATGGCTATGTGGTGCAGCTGGATTTACCGGAGCTGAAAGAACTGGTTTCCCTTATGCGATATTCCAGCAACAACTTAAATCAGCTGACCCGTAAAGTGCATGAGACCGGGCGGGTTTATGATGCTGACTTGGAGGATATATCCCAGCGGCAGGAACAGTTATGGGAGGGCGTGAAGGAAATCCTTACCCAGCTTTCTAAACTTTCATAA
- a CDS encoding SNF2-related protein, with amino-acid sequence MGGNTDRQRERVVAAFEKQKTTAEIAEILKTLYHGGNGLGSVSAWYAEDGIHLSHGKSVRYDRSAQVISWESAAERIGELLESGQFASNVELAEAAGYERSLLATKFWNLYHDLSEDAREAGYLSCLSEIKGNGFPEETHRLTEQLSDPAFRQALKEEYAAFWTAYQQNRDLLRFHYHKPREIWENLKELDLPRRTFTSDLSQMPIVQHFITEDEIDAAMTRGSGISGGKGRIYAFFMENHTDKEKVRFLKNEYGMGGYTHALSGATFSGEGHDGKGVHYKKQDCPDVHLNWENVAKRITSLVQKGRYLTEQEQAQYDKIQAEKELAEEDAIQAQQPEVEEETPKPTLREQFEQYKPVVTAAISEDAAYCNACGHSDRENAVIEGNAAVRRAVLGSKDMELIRLYSDIPEFRQRLHREVIDETYPKLHELLRPLSQEDIDTALCAWNGNIESKHAVVRYMKDHAREKDTAAWLAQEYGGSNSNSLFITRAGSPEEMQLPWPKVQRRIAQLIQEDRFYTEEEQDRFDNIDPIAIREALEERGIVNGQVTEPEKLDNDPFIQQVMSDAEQIAAAETEQPSEVSISDEEYDAVRRPTPQRTSYDPAAPVYAVGDTVYIEDDAYQITELRDDTVQLLPTGMVYPIYRAEHKEQFEQLLRADRRNAYYTEFLPVDPNKADQDLRDVLAHGLMDEADKKQVSTLLQSGRSNSEIAYWLSRAYPHEIETLNLETGDIADYRTTAQGMELEVLDAEEKRLAVLYFRWDEVAPLLRGMYARKLDGFGQEQSEPTAESPTFHSETVAVYPGDKNNLPYDVVVERLHIEEPEPPAPVTEPEKTFEEVLDEHPVSIQVNGQWQTFPNVKAAEEASYEEYKANLRSNAQNFRITDEHLGEGGPKAKFQANIEAIKLLKYLEETTGQATPEQQEVLSRYVGWGGLSNAFAPEKPEWASEYAQLKELLTPEEYAAARSSTLNAHYTSPTVIQAIYEAVGRMGFETGNILEPSMGVGNFFGMLPEEMRNSRLYGVELDPVSGRIAKQLYPEAHIEIGGYEKTQYSDGFFDLAVGNVPFGDYKLNDASYNRHNFLIHDYFFAKTIDKVRAGGIIAFITSNGISGGTLDKKDSRIRNYMAQRCELLGAIRLPNNAFLANAGTEMNTDIIFLQKREIPRMQGEMMPDWVETDNLLSQFHTNKEGTERHNFVNVNRYFKEHPEMVLGRLEITPGPFGPRLECLPDGGKSLKQQLQEAVSHIHGTYQEAELPELGEGEAIDTSIPADPDVKNYSYAIVDGQVYYRENSRMVRPDLNATAEARVKGLVGLRDCVQELIDLQMDAAVPDSTIREKQAELNQLYDSFSAKYGLINDRANRLAYADDSSYYLLCALEVIDEDGKLERKADMFTKRTIKPHQAVAAVDTASEALAVSISEKACVDMGYMSQLTGKTKEELAGELQGVIFRVPGQLEQDGTPHYVTADEYLSGNVRRKLRQAQRAAQQDPSFAVNVEALTAAQPKDLDASEIEVRLGATWIDKEYIQQFMYETFNTPFYLQRSIEVNYSSFTAEWQIKGKSSVSYNDVAAYTTYGTSRANAYKILEDSLNLRDVRIYDTIEDADGKERRVLNAKETTLAAQKQQAIREAFKDWIWRDPERRQTLVRQYNEEMNSTRPREYDGSHITFGGMNPAITLREHQKSAIAHVLYGGNTLLAHEVGAGKTFEMVAAAMEAKRLGLCQKSLFVVPNHLTEQWASEFLRLYPSANILVTTKKDFETHNRKKFCARIATGDYDAIIMGHSQFERIPISRERQERLLYEQIDEITEGIAEVQASGGERFTVKQLERTRKSLEARLEKLQAEGRKDDVVTFEQLGVDRLFVDEAHNYKNLFLYTKMRNVAGLSTSDAQKSSDMFAKCRYMDEITGNRGVIFATGTPVSNSMTELYTMQRYLQYERLQELNMTHFDCWASRFGETVTALELAPEGTGYRARTRFSKFFNLPELMNLFKEVADIKTADQLNLPTPEVEYHNIVAQPTGHQKEMVKALSERASKVHSGSVDPSQDNMLKITSDGRKLGLDQRIVNQLLPDEPGTKVNQCVDNIMQIWRDGEADKLTQLVFCDISTPQAKAPASKAAKTLDNPLLHALEGAVPLPEQEPAFTVYDDIRQKLIAQGMPADQIAFIHEANTEVRKKELFSKVRTGQVRVLMGSTAKMGAGTNVQDRLVALHDLDCPWRPGDLAQRKGRIERQGNQNPLVHVYRYVTEGTFDAYLWQTVENKQKFISQIMTSKSPVRSCDDVDETALSFAEIKALCAGDPRIKERMDLDVEVSRLKLMKADHQSKQYRLEDQLLKYFPEEIEKHKGFIKGFESDLEVLAAHPHPEDGFAGMEIRGDLLTDKENAGAALLDACKEVKTSDPVQIGSYRGYAMSVEFSAWKQEYTLLLKGQMTHRATLGTDPRGNLTRIDNALAQMPQRLEAAKAQLDNLYQQQAAAKEEVGKPFLYEEELKSKNARLVELDTLLNIDGKGPAHDEAVVAKSTRPSVLDHLKRPVPPRSIDKKPKQHEEVR; translated from the coding sequence TTGGGCGGCAATACAGACCGTCAGAGAGAGCGTGTGGTTGCAGCATTTGAAAAACAGAAAACCACCGCTGAGATTGCCGAGATACTGAAAACGCTGTACCACGGCGGCAACGGCCTTGGCAGCGTGAGCGCATGGTATGCCGAGGATGGTATCCATCTTTCTCACGGGAAGTCTGTCCGTTATGACAGGTCTGCCCAGGTCATTTCCTGGGAGAGCGCCGCGGAGCGTATTGGGGAGCTTTTGGAGAGCGGCCAGTTTGCCTCCAATGTGGAGCTTGCAGAAGCGGCAGGCTATGAACGCTCCCTCCTTGCCACAAAGTTCTGGAACCTATATCACGATCTCAGTGAGGACGCCAGAGAAGCCGGATATTTGTCCTGCCTGTCAGAGATCAAAGGCAATGGGTTCCCGGAGGAGACCCACCGTCTGACGGAGCAGCTGAGTGACCCGGCTTTCCGCCAGGCCCTCAAGGAAGAATACGCCGCCTTCTGGACCGCCTATCAGCAGAACCGTGACCTGTTGCGCTTTCACTATCATAAACCAAGGGAGATCTGGGAGAACCTGAAGGAACTTGACCTACCACGCAGAACTTTTACTTCTGACCTTTCCCAAATGCCAATCGTCCAGCACTTCATTACCGAGGATGAGATCGACGCCGCCATGACCAGAGGAAGCGGTATCTCTGGTGGTAAAGGCCGTATCTATGCCTTCTTCATGGAAAACCATACGGATAAGGAAAAAGTGAGATTCCTCAAGAACGAGTATGGCATGGGCGGCTACACCCATGCACTGTCCGGCGCAACCTTTAGCGGCGAAGGCCACGACGGAAAAGGAGTGCACTATAAAAAGCAGGACTGCCCGGATGTTCACTTGAACTGGGAAAATGTTGCCAAGCGCATTACCTCTCTTGTTCAGAAAGGCCGCTATCTTACCGAACAGGAACAGGCGCAGTATGACAAAATCCAGGCTGAAAAGGAACTGGCCGAAGAAGATGCCATCCAAGCCCAGCAGCCGGAGGTGGAGGAAGAAACGCCAAAGCCTACCCTTCGGGAGCAGTTTGAGCAGTATAAGCCTGTGGTAACTGCCGCCATTTCCGAGGATGCCGCATACTGCAATGCCTGCGGTCATTCTGACCGTGAAAATGCTGTCATCGAGGGCAATGCTGCTGTGCGCCGTGCGGTCCTTGGTTCTAAGGATATGGAGCTGATCCGCCTTTATTCTGATATACCGGAGTTCCGCCAGCGTCTGCACCGGGAAGTGATCGACGAAACCTATCCAAAGCTCCATGAACTTCTGCGCCCTCTTTCTCAAGAAGATATTGATACTGCCCTTTGTGCATGGAACGGCAATATTGAGAGTAAACACGCTGTCGTCCGCTATATGAAAGACCATGCAAGAGAGAAAGATACCGCTGCATGGCTGGCTCAGGAATACGGCGGCAGTAACAGCAACAGCCTGTTCATTACTCGTGCCGGAAGCCCGGAGGAAATGCAGCTGCCCTGGCCGAAGGTACAGCGCCGGATTGCCCAGCTCATTCAGGAGGACCGGTTCTATACCGAAGAAGAACAGGACCGTTTTGACAACATCGACCCTATCGCCATCAGGGAAGCCCTGGAGGAAAGAGGGATTGTCAACGGTCAGGTGACAGAGCCGGAAAAACTGGACAATGACCCATTTATCCAACAGGTGATGTCGGATGCAGAGCAGATCGCAGCTGCCGAGACAGAGCAGCCTTCCGAAGTTTCCATTTCCGATGAGGAATATGATGCAGTTCGCCGCCCAACTCCGCAAAGAACCTCCTATGACCCTGCCGCCCCAGTTTATGCCGTGGGCGATACCGTGTATATCGAGGATGACGCCTATCAGATCACCGAGCTGCGGGATGACACCGTGCAGCTTCTGCCCACCGGTATGGTGTATCCCATCTACCGTGCAGAACACAAAGAACAGTTTGAACAGCTGCTTCGTGCAGATCGCCGCAATGCTTACTATACCGAGTTTCTTCCCGTTGACCCGAACAAAGCCGATCAGGACCTGCGGGATGTATTGGCTCATGGACTGATGGATGAAGCGGATAAAAAACAGGTTTCCACGCTGCTGCAATCCGGCAGGAGCAACAGCGAGATCGCCTACTGGCTGAGTAGAGCCTATCCCCATGAGATCGAGACTCTGAATCTGGAGACCGGCGATATTGCCGATTACCGTACCACGGCACAGGGCATGGAGCTGGAAGTCCTGGACGCAGAGGAAAAGCGTCTGGCTGTGCTGTATTTTCGCTGGGATGAAGTTGCGCCTTTGCTGCGCGGGATGTATGCCCGTAAGCTGGATGGCTTTGGACAGGAGCAGTCAGAACCAACTGCCGAATCCCCGACCTTCCATTCCGAGACCGTGGCCGTCTATCCGGGCGACAAGAACAATCTGCCTTATGATGTGGTGGTGGAACGGCTGCATATTGAGGAGCCGGAGCCGCCAGCCCCTGTGACAGAGCCGGAAAAAACCTTTGAGGAAGTGCTGGACGAACACCCGGTTTCCATTCAGGTCAATGGCCAGTGGCAGACCTTCCCGAATGTCAAAGCTGCCGAGGAAGCCTCCTATGAGGAATACAAGGCTAACCTGCGCAGCAATGCACAAAACTTCCGTATTACCGATGAGCATTTGGGAGAAGGCGGTCCGAAAGCCAAGTTCCAGGCCAATATCGAGGCAATCAAGCTGCTGAAATACCTGGAGGAAACCACCGGACAGGCAACGCCGGAACAGCAGGAGGTTCTTTCCCGCTATGTGGGTTGGGGCGGTCTTTCTAATGCCTTTGCCCCGGAGAAACCGGAATGGGCTTCAGAGTATGCCCAGCTGAAAGAGCTGCTGACCCCAGAGGAATATGCCGCCGCCAGAAGCTCCACCCTCAACGCCCATTACACCAGCCCTACGGTCATTCAGGCCATCTATGAAGCGGTGGGCCGTATGGGATTTGAGACCGGAAATATTCTGGAGCCGTCTATGGGTGTGGGCAACTTCTTCGGGATGCTGCCGGAGGAAATGAGAAACAGCCGTTTGTACGGCGTGGAGCTGGACCCTGTTTCTGGGCGTATTGCAAAGCAGTTGTATCCAGAGGCGCATATTGAAATTGGAGGTTATGAAAAAACTCAGTATTCAGATGGATTTTTCGATCTTGCAGTTGGAAATGTGCCTTTTGGAGATTACAAGTTAAATGATGCCTCATATAACAGGCACAATTTTTTGATTCACGACTATTTTTTTGCTAAAACGATTGATAAAGTTCGGGCAGGAGGAATTATTGCCTTTATTACCTCCAATGGAATCAGCGGAGGTACATTGGATAAGAAAGATAGCCGCATAAGGAATTATATGGCACAGCGTTGTGAGTTATTAGGAGCTATCCGTTTGCCAAACAATGCTTTTCTTGCCAATGCCGGAACAGAAATGAACACAGACATCATTTTTCTACAAAAACGGGAGATTCCGCGAATGCAAGGAGAAATGATGCCTGACTGGGTTGAAACGGACAATTTATTAAGCCAATTCCATACAAACAAAGAAGGCACAGAACGCCATAACTTTGTCAATGTCAATCGCTATTTTAAGGAACATCCTGAAATGGTGCTGGGCAGATTGGAAATAACTCCGGGTCCGTTTGGTCCAAGGCTGGAATGTTTACCGGATGGTGGAAAGAGTTTGAAACAGCAACTTCAGGAAGCAGTTTCTCATATTCATGGTACTTATCAGGAGGCAGAGCTGCCGGAGCTGGGCGAAGGCGAAGCCATTGACACCTCCATTCCTGCCGACCCCGATGTGAAGAACTATTCCTATGCCATTGTGGACGGGCAGGTGTACTACCGGGAAAACAGCCGCATGGTGCGCCCTGACCTCAATGCTACTGCCGAAGCCCGTGTAAAAGGTCTGGTGGGACTGCGGGATTGTGTGCAGGAACTGATCGACCTTCAGATGGACGCAGCGGTTCCTGACAGCACCATTCGGGAAAAGCAGGCGGAACTGAACCAGCTCTATGACAGCTTTTCTGCCAAATACGGTCTCATCAATGACCGTGCAAACCGCCTGGCCTATGCAGACGATTCTTCCTATTACCTGCTCTGTGCGCTGGAAGTCATCGACGAGGACGGAAAGCTGGAGCGCAAGGCGGATATGTTCACCAAGCGCACCATCAAGCCCCATCAGGCGGTGGCTGCCGTGGATACGGCAAGCGAAGCACTGGCGGTGTCCATCTCGGAAAAAGCCTGTGTGGATATGGGCTATATGAGCCAGCTTACCGGAAAAACAAAAGAAGAACTGGCCGGAGAGCTGCAAGGTGTGATCTTCCGTGTACCGGGACAACTGGAGCAGGATGGCACTCCCCATTATGTGACTGCCGATGAATACCTTTCCGGCAATGTACGCCGTAAACTGCGTCAGGCGCAGCGTGCGGCACAGCAGGACCCTTCCTTTGCAGTCAATGTGGAAGCCCTTACTGCCGCCCAGCCCAAAGACCTGGATGCGTCGGAGATCGAGGTGCGCCTGGGTGCAACCTGGATCGACAAAGAGTACATCCAGCAGTTTATGTACGAGACCTTCAACACCCCGTTTTACCTCCAGCGCAGCATCGAGGTCAACTATTCCTCCTTTACCGCTGAATGGCAGATCAAAGGAAAATCTTCCGTATCCTATAACGATGTGGCAGCCTACACCACCTACGGGACCAGCCGCGCCAATGCTTATAAGATTTTGGAGGACAGTCTGAACCTGCGGGATGTCCGTATCTATGACACCATAGAGGACGCAGACGGAAAAGAGCGCCGTGTGCTGAATGCCAAGGAGACTACCCTGGCCGCCCAAAAACAGCAGGCGATCCGGGAAGCCTTTAAGGACTGGATCTGGAGAGACCCGGAACGCCGCCAGACTTTGGTGCGCCAGTATAACGAAGAAATGAATTCTACCCGTCCCCGTGAGTATGATGGCAGCCATATCACTTTTGGCGGCATGAACCCGGCCATTACCCTGCGGGAACACCAGAAAAGCGCCATCGCCCATGTGCTGTATGGCGGTAATACCCTGCTGGCACATGAGGTGGGCGCAGGCAAAACCTTTGAGATGGTGGCCGCTGCTATGGAGGCCAAACGCCTGGGCTTGTGTCAGAAATCTCTCTTTGTGGTTCCAAACCACCTGACCGAGCAGTGGGCGTCGGAGTTTCTGCGCCTCTATCCTTCCGCCAACATCTTAGTCACAACCAAAAAGGACTTTGAGACCCATAACCGCAAAAAGTTCTGCGCCCGTATTGCGACCGGTGACTACGACGCCATCATCATGGGACACAGCCAGTTTGAGCGTATCCCCATCAGCCGGGAGCGTCAGGAACGGCTTCTCTATGAGCAGATCGACGAGATCACCGAGGGCATCGCAGAGGTGCAGGCCAGCGGCGGCGAGCGTTTTACCGTAAAGCAGCTGGAGCGTACCCGTAAGTCTCTGGAAGCCAGACTGGAAAAGCTGCAAGCCGAGGGGCGAAAAGACGATGTGGTAACTTTTGAGCAGCTGGGTGTGGACCGATTGTTCGTAGACGAGGCCCACAACTATAAAAACCTGTTTCTATACACAAAAATGCGGAATGTGGCTGGTCTTTCCACATCGGACGCGCAGAAATCCTCCGATATGTTTGCCAAGTGCCGCTACATGGATGAGATCACCGGAAACCGTGGCGTGATCTTTGCCACCGGCACACCGGTCAGCAACTCCATGACCGAGCTTTACACCATGCAGCGTTACCTTCAGTATGAACGCTTGCAAGAGCTGAACATGACCCACTTCGACTGCTGGGCTTCCCGATTTGGGGAGACCGTCACAGCATTGGAGCTGGCACCGGAGGGAACCGGCTACCGGGCAAGAACGAGATTCAGCAAGTTCTTTAATTTGCCGGAGCTGATGAACCTGTTCAAAGAAGTTGCGGACATCAAGACTGCCGACCAGCTGAATCTTCCTACCCCGGAAGTGGAATACCACAATATCGTGGCGCAACCTACCGGACATCAGAAGGAAATGGTCAAGGCTCTTTCCGAGCGCGCCTCCAAGGTCCACAGCGGCAGCGTTGACCCGTCCCAGGATAATATGCTCAAGATAACCTCGGATGGCCGCAAGCTGGGACTGGACCAGAGGATTGTCAACCAGCTGCTGCCGGACGAACCCGGCACAAAGGTCAATCAGTGTGTGGACAATATCATGCAGATCTGGCGGGATGGCGAAGCTGACAAGCTGACCCAGTTGGTATTCTGCGATATTTCTACACCGCAGGCAAAAGCCCCTGCAAGCAAGGCGGCGAAAACACTGGATAATCCACTGCTTCATGCACTGGAAGGCGCTGTGCCTCTGCCGGAGCAGGAACCGGCCTTTACGGTATATGACGATATTCGTCAGAAACTCATTGCTCAGGGGATGCCTGCCGACCAGATCGCTTTTATCCATGAAGCTAACACCGAAGTGCGGAAAAAGGAGCTGTTCTCTAAAGTCCGTACCGGTCAGGTGCGTGTGCTTATGGGTAGCACCGCCAAGATGGGCGCAGGCACCAATGTGCAGGACCGTCTGGTGGCACTTCATGACCTGGACTGCCCGTGGAGACCGGGAGACCTTGCCCAGAGAAAGGGCCGTATCGAGCGCCAGGGCAACCAGAATCCCCTTGTCCATGTGTACCGCTATGTGACCGAAGGAACCTTTGACGCATACCTCTGGCAGACTGTGGAGAATAAGCAGAAATTCATCAGCCAGATCATGACTTCTAAATCGCCGGTGCGCTCCTGCGATGATGTGGATGAAACGGCTCTGAGTTTTGCCGAGATCAAGGCTCTGTGCGCCGGAGACCCCCGTATCAAAGAGCGTATGGATTTGGATGTGGAGGTATCCCGCCTGAAGCTGATGAAAGCCGACCACCAGAGCAAGCAGTATCGTCTGGAGGACCAGCTGCTCAAATACTTCCCGGAGGAAATTGAAAAGCACAAGGGCTTTATCAAGGGCTTTGAATCTGACCTGGAGGTTTTGGCAGCTCACCCGCACCCGGAGGACGGCTTTGCCGGTATGGAGATCCGTGGAGATCTGCTGACTGATAAGGAGAACGCCGGTGCTGCCCTTTTAGATGCCTGCAAGGAGGTCAAAACCTCCGATCCGGTACAGATCGGCAGCTACCGGGGCTATGCCATGTCCGTGGAATTTTCCGCCTGGAAACAGGAATATACGCTCCTGCTGAAAGGCCAGATGACCCACAGGGCAACCCTTGGTACAGACCCGCGCGGAAACCTTACTCGTATCGACAATGCCCTCGCCCAGATGCCCCAGCGTCTGGAGGCGGCAAAGGCCCAGCTGGATAACCTTTATCAGCAGCAGGCTGCCGCAAAGGAGGAAGTCGGAAAGCCATTCCTTTATGAAGAAGAACTGAAAAGCAAAAACGCCCGTCTGGTGGAGCTGGATACCCTGCTCAACATTGACGGAAAGGGACCGGCACACGATGAAGCTGTCGTTGCCAAAAGCACACGGCCTTCGGTATTGGACCATCTGAAACGCCCGGTGCCGCCCCGCAGTATAGACAAGAAACCAAAACAGCATGAGGAGGTGCGATAA
- a CDS encoding DUF1016 N-terminal domain-containing protein, whose amino-acid sequence MRQFYCTFPIRDTLCLELGWSHYRLLMRIPDEQARTFYMEECVKSAWSVRQLEWQINTMYYQRMNKSNRVSEFSRHPVTLSHNRRCHSLHLLYR is encoded by the coding sequence ATGAGGCAGTTCTACTGTACATTCCCAATTCGAGACACACTGTGTCTTGAATTAGGTTGGTCGCATTATCGCCTTTTGATGCGCATACCAGATGAACAGGCACGAACCTTTTATATGGAGGAATGTGTAAAGTCTGCGTGGAGCGTCCGGCAGTTAGAATGGCAGATCAACACAATGTACTATCAGAGGATGAATAAGAGTAACAGGGTGTCGGAATTTTCCCGACACCCTGTTACTCTATCTCATAATCGTCGCTGTCATTCGCTTCACCTGTTGTACAGGTAA
- a CDS encoding PBECR4 domain-containing protein codes for MDKLQKCAKAFEKLLEIQYRIIIGRKGKTVELVIGFSKLDFHHLMGLGKLKDLRIAKQNRGSVFDEIIIGSTTYETLAKSRYLPQIENRFEPLALIEQLLDDNRLVFRYNAKLNQFSLIEADYLLSTPLENSDIYIFIAEHKDTGKYFCRSFFPKEKKDYTEGQPRYTMLYKEKKNLTTGETVIQYDRLTPKTQT; via the coding sequence ATGGATAAATTACAAAAGTGTGCAAAAGCATTTGAAAAATTATTGGAAATACAGTATCGAATTATTATTGGCCGAAAGGGAAAAACCGTAGAGTTAGTGATTGGCTTTTCCAAATTGGACTTTCATCATCTGATGGGGCTTGGAAAACTAAAAGATTTGCGGATAGCAAAACAAAATCGCGGCTCTGTATTTGATGAAATCATAATCGGAAGCACCACCTATGAGACTTTAGCGAAAAGCCGTTATCTGCCTCAAATTGAAAATCGGTTTGAACCGTTGGCTTTGATTGAACAACTCTTGGACGATAACCGTCTGGTGTTCCGTTACAATGCAAAATTAAATCAGTTCTCTTTAATTGAAGCGGACTATTTATTATCAACTCCGTTGGAAAACAGCGACATTTACATTTTTATTGCAGAACACAAGGACACCGGAAAATATTTCTGTCGGTCTTTCTTCCCGAAAGAGAAGAAAGATTACACAGAGGGACAGCCGCGCTATACCATGCTCTATAAAGAAAAAAAGAATTTAACTACCGGAGAGACCGTCATCCAATATGACCGCCTAACCCCGAAAACACAAACATAA
- a CDS encoding DUF3849 domain-containing protein: MNTNDLNTALYEKMAAEQDKYRDWLKSQPPEEILHHTYEYTVREDIVMAMEELDLTDAQAQALLESPSPLADVYRYFEKLETGYMDVIRDSIENRADDVCRAKEELQTTPVYPHSAAYAKEHGELEQYRASNNVNLQCKEAIEAAVREHFDGMYLSHDSAKGVIETYGMERVSLVLANTVQLQDWDGRYSRRNKEWAKSIPNENPETVRCGYVLNSHPAVLDGFIDLVREEQQRSRTQGEKIQPSRPSVRDKLKQELPAHKPAAPKKREPER; this comes from the coding sequence ATGAATACCAACGATTTGAATACAGCCCTTTATGAAAAGATGGCTGCTGAGCAGGACAAATACAGGGACTGGCTGAAAAGCCAGCCCCCGGAAGAAATCCTGCACCACACCTATGAGTATACTGTCCGTGAGGACATCGTGATGGCGATGGAGGAACTGGACCTGACCGATGCACAGGCACAGGCTCTTTTGGAGTCTCCCTCTCCGCTGGCGGATGTGTACCGCTATTTTGAAAAGCTGGAGACCGGCTATATGGATGTAATAAGGGACAGCATTGAGAACCGTGCCGATGATGTGTGCAGAGCCAAAGAAGAACTGCAAACAACGCCGGTTTATCCCCATTCTGCCGCCTATGCAAAAGAACATGGGGAGCTGGAGCAATACCGGGCTTCCAACAATGTAAATCTCCAATGCAAGGAGGCTATTGAAGCGGCGGTGCGGGAACACTTCGACGGAATGTATCTCAGTCACGATTCGGCAAAGGGTGTGATCGAGACCTATGGCATGGAGCGTGTGTCGCTGGTCCTTGCCAACACCGTTCAGCTTCAGGACTGGGATGGGCGCTACTCCCGACGCAACAAAGAATGGGCTAAGAGCATTCCCAACGAGAACCCCGAAACCGTCCGATGTGGTTATGTCCTGAACAGCCACCCTGCTGTGCTGGATGGATTTATTGATCTGGTGCGGGAAGAACAGCAGCGCAGCCGTACTCAGGGAGAAAAGATACAACCGTCTCGTCCCTCTGTACGGGATAAGCTCAAGCAGGAACTGCCTGCCCATAAGCCTGCCGCCCCGAAAAAACGGGAACCGGAGCGATGA
- a CDS encoding CD1845 family protein: MKILKCLLMIVTAPVILVLTLFVWLCTGLIYISGLVLGLLSTVIALLGVAVLLTYSPQNGVILLVMAFLISPMGLPLAAIWLLGKVQSLKFAIQDRVYG; encoded by the coding sequence ATGAAGATTTTGAAATGCCTGCTGATGATCGTAACTGCACCGGTCATTTTGGTGCTGACGCTTTTTGTCTGGCTCTGCACGGGGCTGATCTACATATCCGGTCTGGTGCTTGGCCTGCTCAGTACCGTGATTGCTCTGCTTGGCGTGGCTGTGCTGCTTACCTATTCTCCGCAGAACGGTGTGATTCTTTTGGTCATGGCATTTTTGATTAGCCCCATGGGATTGCCGCTGGCTGCGATTTGGTTATTGGGCAAGGTACAGAGTTTGAAATTTGCGATCCAGGATAGGGTGTATGGGTAA